One part of the Bacillus sp. FJAT-27916 genome encodes these proteins:
- a CDS encoding DUF554 domain-containing protein, producing the protein MYGTLFNVAMIIAGSIIGSIFKKGIKDEYHAILMNAMGLAAMGLGINAVVQYLPLSQYPVLFIVSLAAGGLLGQRLDLDARFTTLVNRYSSGRLAEGLSTAILLFCIGTLSILGPIEAALNKNYTYLMANGMLDGITSIVLASAFGIGIAIAAVVLFLWQGSIYVLAGLMEASLSTDLLNEVSIVGGLLILASGLSILDIKKFKTLNLLPALAVPPIFFLIMHLF; encoded by the coding sequence ATGTACGGCACACTATTCAATGTAGCCATGATTATAGCGGGGAGCATAATCGGGAGTATCTTTAAGAAGGGGATTAAGGATGAGTATCATGCCATTCTCATGAATGCGATGGGATTAGCCGCAATGGGGCTTGGAATCAATGCCGTTGTTCAGTATTTGCCTCTCAGCCAATATCCTGTCCTGTTCATCGTGAGCTTGGCTGCCGGAGGCCTGCTCGGACAAAGACTGGATTTGGATGCGAGATTTACTACACTCGTGAACAGGTATTCAAGCGGTCGTTTGGCAGAGGGGCTGTCGACAGCAATTTTGTTATTTTGTATTGGGACATTATCGATTCTTGGTCCAATCGAGGCAGCTCTGAATAAGAATTATACGTATTTAATGGCAAATGGGATGCTTGATGGGATTACCTCCATCGTACTAGCCTCTGCATTTGGAATCGGCATTGCGATAGCGGCTGTCGTTTTGTTTCTATGGCAAGGGTCTATTTATGTATTGGCAGGTCTCATGGAGGCCTCGCTAAGTACAGACCTTTTGAATGAAGTGTCTATTGTAGGAGGGCTGCTGATTCTCGCATCCGGCTTGAGCATTCTTGATATCAAGAAATTCAAGACATTAAATTTACTGCCCGCATTGGCGGTTCCGCCTATTTTCTTTTTAATCATGCACCTGTTCTGA
- a CDS encoding VOC family protein, whose translation MGKNYHQKPCKYVESLELKIMDIEGSIRYYETIIGFRVLEREKKRAVLTADGKTPLLTLIEPEGVSAKEPHRTGLYHFALLLPNRSDLADFLQSLVKLNVRIGASDHHVSEAIYLQDPDDNGIEVYVDRDDSNWIWNEKEVHMTTEPLNARDLLQAGTKEGWKGLPEGTIMGHIHLHVGDLAEAEKFYCDGLGFEVVTRYGGQALFISSGGYHHHIGLNVWNGQHIPAASPNSTGLEDYTIVYPDDKDREEAVLRIKALGAEVTKINDIYEVIDPFGMKIHLS comes from the coding sequence ATGGGGAAGAACTATCATCAAAAGCCTTGTAAGTATGTAGAAAGTCTCGAATTAAAGATAATGGATATTGAGGGATCGATTCGATATTATGAAACAATCATTGGCTTCCGTGTGTTAGAACGAGAGAAGAAGAGAGCTGTCTTGACGGCAGATGGGAAGACACCGCTTCTGACATTGATTGAGCCGGAAGGTGTTTCAGCAAAAGAGCCGCATCGAACAGGCTTATATCATTTTGCGCTTCTTTTGCCTAATCGTTCTGACTTGGCTGATTTTCTTCAATCCTTGGTGAAATTGAATGTGCGAATTGGGGCATCCGATCATCATGTCAGTGAAGCGATTTATTTACAGGATCCTGATGATAATGGCATTGAAGTTTATGTAGACCGTGATGATTCCAATTGGATTTGGAATGAGAAAGAGGTTCATATGACGACCGAGCCGCTGAATGCGCGTGATTTGCTCCAGGCTGGAACGAAAGAGGGGTGGAAAGGGCTGCCGGAAGGAACCATTATGGGGCATATTCATCTTCATGTCGGTGACTTAGCGGAGGCTGAGAAGTTTTATTGTGACGGCCTTGGATTTGAGGTGGTCACTCGTTATGGCGGTCAGGCTTTATTCATTTCCTCCGGCGGGTATCATCACCATATTGGACTGAATGTGTGGAACGGACAGCATATTCCTGCGGCATCGCCGAACAGCACGGGGCTAGAGGATTACACGATTGTTTATCCAGATGATAAGGACAGGGAAGAAGCAGTCTTGAGAATAAAAGCTCTAGGAGCAGAGGTTACCAAGATTAACGATATTTATGAAGTGATTGACCCGTTCGGTATGAAAATTCATCTCTCTTAA
- the putP gene encoding sodium/proline symporter PutP — MDYALISSVVLYMVLMLGIGYFAFRRTSNLTDYMLGGRNLGPAVTALSAGASDMSGWLLMGLPGAMYVSGLSASWIAIGLTIGAWANWLYVAPRLRVYTQLANDSITIPGYLENRFSDTSKMLRLISGLVIMIFFTFYVSSGMVSGGVLFQSTFGLSYHTGLIIVSLVVIAYTLFGGFLAVSWTDFVQGLIMFIALILVPIVTLIEVGGMGETIETVESINPALMDIFKGTTMLGLLSSVAWGLGYFGQPHIIVRFMAIQSVKEIKKARRIGMGWMIFSIIGAMLTGLIGIAYFAKNGPKLSNPETVFIMLGEILFHPIITGFLISAILAAIMSTISSQLLVTSSSLTEDIYKTFVRRSATDQELVFFGRLSVLLVAVVALFLSWEKNATILNLVGYAWAGFGSSFGPLILLSLFWKRMTKWGALAGILGGAITVIAWSSFGLSDTLYEMIPGFGVSLLAIVVVSLLTAKPKKEIEEQFDEFKQLIKP; from the coding sequence GTGGATTATGCCTTAATAAGTTCAGTTGTTCTGTACATGGTTTTAATGCTTGGGATTGGGTACTTTGCCTTTCGACGTACATCAAACTTAACCGATTATATGCTTGGAGGGAGAAATCTTGGCCCAGCCGTAACGGCTCTCAGTGCCGGTGCTTCTGATATGAGCGGCTGGCTCTTAATGGGACTTCCGGGAGCTATGTATGTTTCAGGGTTGAGCGCTTCATGGATTGCCATCGGTTTAACCATTGGCGCATGGGCAAACTGGCTGTACGTTGCACCTAGACTGCGTGTTTATACACAGCTAGCGAATGATTCTATCACGATTCCAGGTTATTTAGAGAACCGCTTCAGCGATACCTCTAAAATGCTCCGCCTTATTTCAGGATTGGTCATCATGATTTTCTTCACCTTTTATGTCTCCTCAGGAATGGTCTCAGGTGGTGTCCTTTTTCAAAGTACCTTTGGCCTGAGCTATCATACAGGCCTGATCATTGTCAGCCTCGTCGTTATTGCCTACACTTTATTTGGCGGATTTCTAGCCGTAAGCTGGACAGATTTTGTTCAGGGTCTCATCATGTTCATCGCTCTTATTCTCGTTCCTATCGTTACCCTTATTGAAGTTGGCGGCATGGGGGAAACCATCGAAACGGTTGAATCCATTAATCCGGCACTAATGGATATATTTAAAGGAACTACCATGCTTGGTTTACTATCCTCTGTCGCATGGGGTCTTGGCTATTTCGGCCAGCCGCATATTATTGTCCGCTTCATGGCTATTCAATCGGTGAAAGAAATCAAGAAAGCACGCCGGATTGGAATGGGCTGGATGATTTTCTCCATTATCGGTGCCATGCTGACAGGGCTAATCGGAATCGCCTATTTCGCGAAGAATGGACCTAAACTCAGCAATCCTGAGACAGTCTTCATTATGTTAGGCGAAATTTTATTCCATCCGATTATCACCGGCTTTTTAATCTCTGCCATCTTGGCTGCCATCATGAGCACCATTTCTTCACAGCTTCTTGTCACTTCCAGCTCCTTAACAGAAGACATTTATAAAACATTCGTCAGACGCTCAGCGACAGATCAAGAACTCGTTTTCTTCGGCAGACTATCCGTATTGCTCGTTGCCGTTGTCGCTTTATTTCTATCCTGGGAGAAAAACGCCACCATCCTTAATCTCGTTGGGTATGCATGGGCTGGCTTCGGCTCTTCATTCGGCCCGCTCATTTTGCTAAGCCTATTCTGGAAACGGATGACCAAATGGGGAGCATTAGCAGGGATTCTCGGCGGAGCAATTACCGTAATCGCCTGGTCGAGCTTCGGGTTATCAGATACCCTCTATGAAATGATCCCTGGATTTGGTGTCAGTCTCTTGGCCATTGTCGTTGTCAGCCTGCTGACAGCTAAACCAAAGAAAGAGATTGAAGAACAATTTGATGAGTTCAAACAATTAATCAAGCCATAA
- the secG gene encoding preprotein translocase subunit SecG, which translates to MHTVLIILLVITCISLIAVVLLQSGKSAGLSGAISGGAEQLFGKQKARGLDLILHRVTIVLSILFFVLTVLVSLFGK; encoded by the coding sequence CTGCATACTGTACTGATTATTTTATTGGTTATTACGTGCATTAGTTTAATTGCCGTTGTCTTGCTTCAATCCGGCAAAAGTGCTGGGTTATCAGGTGCTATTTCCGGCGGTGCTGAACAGCTTTTCGGTAAGCAAAAGGCTCGCGGCTTGGATTTGATTTTACACCGTGTCACAATCGTTCTTTCTATTTTATTCTTTGTTCTTACGGTACTTGTATCCTTATTCGGCAAGTAA
- a CDS encoding alpha/beta fold hydrolase, giving the protein MMENGIYEVDVHSIKHWVKIEGAEHETTPLVILHGGPGGNHYTFEHTTGPLLSKKQTVIYYEQRGCGRSAKPALDTDYRMEQLVSDFHLIKKWLGHEKVDLLGYSFGGELALEIAYMMPEEIGRLVLSGPSLLELNIGKVLQIAGFMSVVDVPILKEINELIRQELPVADLYELVWNLADSKAVDRLLFQNQEKARMNRSLWEKSGLVNTGHMMGILQNETRDEPLVNRLGRIGQETLIIAGIHDYNTGIPLSKLIHHHLPNSCFHPFYHSAHFPDLDEPERFIQVVQQFLEQNSPC; this is encoded by the coding sequence ATGATGGAGAATGGGATATATGAGGTGGATGTTCATTCCATCAAGCATTGGGTCAAGATTGAAGGGGCGGAACATGAGACAACACCCCTTGTTATTCTGCATGGCGGGCCGGGAGGCAATCATTACACCTTTGAGCATACGACAGGACCTCTTCTTTCAAAGAAGCAAACGGTCATTTACTATGAACAACGAGGCTGCGGCAGGAGTGCAAAGCCAGCCCTTGATACCGATTATCGAATGGAACAGCTTGTTTCAGATTTTCATTTAATCAAGAAATGGCTCGGTCATGAAAAGGTTGACCTCTTAGGATATTCCTTTGGCGGTGAGCTTGCGCTGGAGATTGCCTATATGATGCCTGAAGAGATTGGGAGGCTCGTATTGTCTGGGCCGAGTTTGTTGGAGCTGAATATCGGGAAGGTTCTGCAAATTGCCGGGTTCATGTCAGTCGTTGATGTTCCTATATTGAAGGAAATAAATGAACTGATTCGCCAGGAGCTACCGGTGGCGGATTTATATGAGCTAGTCTGGAATCTGGCTGATTCAAAAGCGGTTGACCGTCTCTTATTTCAGAATCAAGAAAAGGCCCGTATGAATCGCTCCTTATGGGAGAAAAGCGGGCTTGTCAACACGGGACACATGATGGGCATACTACAAAATGAAACAAGGGATGAGCCATTAGTGAATCGGTTAGGCCGAATAGGGCAGGAAACGCTGATTATTGCGGGGATTCATGATTATAATACAGGAATACCCCTTTCTAAGCTCATTCATCATCACCTCCCAAACAGCTGTTTTCACCCTTTTTACCATAGTGCGCATTTTCCTGACCTGGACGAGCCGGAACGATTTATTCAGGTCGTGCAACAGTTCTTGGAGCAAAATAGCCCCTGCTAA
- a CDS encoding carboxylate--amine ligase, with the protein MPASAFVLDLSPCGIGIIRSLASMGVQVHGYDCPEKYKKGRTRFADCKPCPDPLTQDEFLLQFLLKERELFHENPILLAGSDEFLQFISKYRARLSKHFLFLLPDSLLVDSIIDKRQLIPIIKEKQIDAPKTFIVHNPLRYRTILRDIKFPCVLKPVFGYEFRKHLNRKVIVIENLHQLRRNLFQYSTFGELLIQEIVAGPDEAIYQVGALYDGEKRLKAAFMGRKLDQYPAEYGSGTLVESIIEEEVLAEGLRILELFNVVGIAAVELKRDVTDGKLKFLGINTRPWLWHSLATRCEVNLPYLYYLTLIDKPFKSVLDQQEGIQWVHLVPYFLSAREKRKTKKITWFKWVRTLFKPKEFALFRWTDPMPAIRYGLSNLLTEWRTKRTLRRMNPK; encoded by the coding sequence ATGCCTGCCAGTGCTTTCGTTCTCGACTTAAGCCCATGCGGCATCGGCATCATCAGGAGCCTTGCTTCCATGGGGGTTCAAGTGCATGGCTATGATTGCCCCGAGAAATACAAAAAAGGACGTACACGGTTTGCAGACTGCAAGCCATGTCCTGACCCTCTAACACAGGATGAGTTCCTTCTGCAATTCCTTCTGAAGGAACGAGAACTCTTTCATGAAAACCCTATATTGCTCGCCGGTTCAGATGAATTCCTTCAATTCATATCGAAATATCGGGCAAGACTGTCCAAGCACTTCCTCTTTCTATTGCCTGACTCCTTATTAGTCGATTCCATCATTGATAAACGGCAGCTCATCCCCATAATCAAGGAGAAACAAATAGATGCTCCAAAGACATTCATTGTTCATAATCCCTTGCGCTATCGAACCATCTTACGCGACATCAAGTTCCCCTGTGTCTTAAAGCCAGTATTCGGGTATGAATTTCGCAAGCATCTCAATCGGAAAGTGATTGTCATCGAGAATCTCCATCAACTCCGCAGAAATCTATTTCAGTACAGCACGTTTGGCGAATTGCTGATTCAGGAAATTGTCGCTGGACCCGATGAAGCCATTTATCAGGTTGGCGCACTTTATGACGGGGAAAAGCGGCTTAAGGCAGCTTTTATGGGGCGGAAACTGGATCAGTATCCTGCGGAATATGGATCAGGCACGTTAGTTGAAAGCATCATAGAGGAGGAGGTGCTGGCAGAGGGGCTCCGCATCCTCGAGTTATTCAACGTGGTGGGGATTGCAGCAGTTGAACTCAAGAGGGACGTCACTGATGGCAAATTGAAATTCCTTGGCATCAACACAAGGCCTTGGCTCTGGCACAGCCTTGCGACAAGATGTGAGGTTAACCTTCCCTATCTTTATTATTTAACCTTGATAGACAAGCCATTTAAATCTGTCTTAGATCAGCAAGAGGGGATTCAATGGGTTCATCTTGTCCCCTATTTTCTCTCAGCTAGAGAAAAACGGAAAACCAAAAAAATCACCTGGTTTAAATGGGTTCGAACCTTGTTCAAACCGAAGGAATTTGCCCTCTTCAGATGGACAGATCCAATGCCGGCCATTCGTTATGGTCTTTCTAATCTGCTGACGGAATGGAGGACCAAGAGAACACTGCGAAGAATGAATCCAAAATGA
- a CDS encoding alpha/beta hydrolase: protein MKLTQPKPFTFEGGSRAVLLLHGFTGSSADVRMLGRFLEKNGYTSHAPQYRGHGVPPEELVNYGPMDWWKDVMRAYDKLRTMGHKEIAVAGLSLGGVFSLKLGYTVPVKGIVPMCAPMYIKSEETMYKGVLEYAREYKKREGKSESEIEAEMKEFQKSPMETLKALQELIGDVRDHVSQVDVPLFVVQGRHDHMINVDSANIIHDSAKSEQKSLKWYEESGHVITTDIERDQLHKDILEFLEGLDWTD, encoded by the coding sequence ATGAAATTGACACAGCCAAAGCCATTTACTTTTGAGGGAGGAAGCCGGGCTGTCCTGCTCTTGCACGGATTCACAGGCAGCAGCGCAGATGTTCGTATGCTTGGCCGTTTCCTTGAGAAGAATGGGTACACAAGCCATGCGCCGCAATACAGAGGTCACGGAGTTCCGCCTGAGGAATTGGTGAATTACGGGCCGATGGACTGGTGGAAGGATGTCATGAGAGCCTATGATAAACTGCGTACGATGGGGCATAAAGAAATTGCCGTCGCTGGTCTTTCATTAGGTGGGGTATTTTCCTTGAAATTAGGTTACACTGTACCTGTGAAGGGTATCGTACCCATGTGTGCACCCATGTATATAAAAAGTGAAGAAACGATGTATAAAGGGGTACTTGAGTATGCCCGTGAATACAAGAAACGAGAAGGCAAAAGCGAGAGTGAGATAGAGGCTGAGATGAAGGAATTCCAGAAGAGTCCTATGGAAACGCTGAAGGCTCTCCAAGAATTAATTGGAGATGTCAGGGACCATGTAAGCCAAGTGGATGTCCCTCTCTTTGTCGTACAAGGGCGTCATGACCATATGATTAATGTTGATTCCGCGAACATCATCCATGATTCAGCCAAGAGCGAGCAGAAGAGCTTGAAATGGTATGAGGAATCTGGACATGTTATTACAACGGATATCGAGCGTGATCAACTTCATAAAGATATACTCGAATTTTTAGAAGGATTAGATTGGACTGATTAA
- a CDS encoding Ig-like domain-containing protein, which yields MKSFLLRTFLLVMLVIGIGWNNASAAENTNPNFQEINRLLTAAAIENGIPPEVLKAVAWEESGWRQFVNGKPYVSSDGGIGIMQITNKPEYNQTSLKNDIAYNIQAGAKTLASMYKRGDLPKIKGASSSVIENWYFPVMAYNGTKPANSPLYKATGAVNSEAYQEKVFQDLRDHLLAGRTLGRYPFTVNDFEYDSTTTKNIVFKKKLYTLSTVITTSHAGFSVNSKAVTTDSVKLRKTPGTSVKELKTLSKGTVLTITGNFVYDETKTSKNQFVWYPVKTNSGEKGYVSSGYLAKSIFTVNKVTDQSTAVTGNVAKGYSITVTGSDKVKSRGISAANENYSLKISSKLKQGTKLTFLLKDGQGLIHEKRTITVTDGTKPAVPKVNTIDDNDTVITGTAEKGSRVYAYVSGKSIGNAKANSSTGKYSIAISKKKAGTKVVLKARDAAGNYSAGKIMTVIDKTPPNTPKANTIDDNDTVITGTAEKGSRVYAYVSGKSIGNAKANSSTGKYSIAISKKKAGTKIVLKARDAAGNYSSGKTMTVIDKTPPAAPKVNKVTSKTTKVTGTAEKNATVKIYRGSTLLKTATVNSKGSYTLAIKAQKKGTALSVYAYDKAKNKSKATKVTVK from the coding sequence GTGAAGTCATTTCTATTGCGAACGTTCTTATTGGTTATGTTGGTTATCGGAATAGGATGGAATAATGCGTCAGCTGCGGAGAATACGAATCCAAACTTTCAGGAAATAAATCGTCTGCTGACTGCCGCGGCAATCGAGAATGGAATTCCGCCTGAGGTACTTAAGGCGGTTGCGTGGGAAGAATCAGGTTGGAGACAGTTTGTTAACGGAAAGCCTTATGTTTCAAGTGACGGCGGAATTGGTATTATGCAAATCACGAATAAGCCAGAATATAATCAGACAAGTTTGAAGAATGATATCGCGTATAATATTCAAGCTGGGGCAAAGACATTAGCCAGCATGTATAAAAGAGGAGATCTCCCGAAGATTAAAGGAGCATCCAGTTCAGTTATCGAGAACTGGTACTTTCCAGTGATGGCCTATAACGGGACAAAGCCTGCGAATAGTCCGTTGTATAAGGCTACAGGTGCAGTAAACAGCGAGGCCTATCAGGAAAAAGTCTTTCAAGACTTACGTGATCACTTACTTGCGGGGAGAACTTTGGGAAGATACCCGTTTACAGTGAATGACTTTGAATATGATTCAACTACTACAAAGAATATTGTCTTCAAAAAGAAACTATATACATTATCAACTGTCATTACAACATCACATGCTGGGTTTTCTGTGAACAGCAAGGCGGTAACAACAGATAGTGTGAAGCTAAGGAAAACGCCGGGAACATCAGTCAAGGAACTTAAAACCCTTTCGAAAGGTACCGTTTTGACCATCACCGGAAATTTCGTCTATGATGAGACCAAGACAAGTAAGAATCAATTTGTATGGTATCCAGTGAAGACAAATAGCGGTGAGAAAGGATACGTCTCTTCCGGTTATTTAGCGAAATCCATCTTTACGGTTAATAAAGTGACTGACCAGTCAACTGCTGTGACAGGGAATGTAGCAAAAGGATATTCCATTACAGTGACTGGTTCGGATAAAGTGAAGAGCAGAGGAATTTCCGCTGCCAACGAGAACTATTCTCTCAAAATCAGCAGCAAGCTTAAACAAGGGACGAAGCTGACCTTCCTATTAAAGGATGGGCAGGGTCTTATTCATGAAAAGAGGACCATTACGGTAACAGATGGAACGAAGCCGGCTGTTCCAAAGGTTAACACGATTGATGACAATGACACGGTCATCACGGGAACGGCTGAAAAAGGCTCAAGGGTTTATGCGTATGTGAGCGGAAAATCAATCGGAAATGCCAAGGCCAATAGCAGTACGGGCAAGTATTCCATTGCTATCTCCAAGAAGAAGGCTGGTACAAAGGTTGTCTTGAAAGCCAGGGATGCAGCAGGTAATTACAGCGCAGGCAAGATAATGACCGTCATCGATAAAACTCCGCCAAATACCCCAAAAGCCAACACAATCGATGACAACGACACCGTCATCACGGGAACGGCTGAAAAAGGCTCAAGGGTTTATGCGTATGTGAGCGGAAAATCAATCGGAAATGCTAAGGCCAACAGTAGTACGGGCAAGTATTCCATTGCCATCTCCAAGAAGAAAGCTGGTACAAAGATTGTCTTGAAAGCCAGGGATGCAGCAGGTAATTACAGCTCAGGCAAGACAATGACCGTCATCGATAAGACACCTCCTGCCGCGCCAAAGGTCAATAAAGTGACAAGCAAGACGACAAAGGTGACCGGGACAGCAGAAAAGAATGCAACGGTGAAGATCTATCGCGGCAGTACGCTATTGAAGACAGCAACGGTCAATTCGAAGGGAAGCTATACGTTAGCCATTAAGGCACAGAAAAAAGGAACTGCCTTGAGTGTGTATGCTTACGACAAAGCGAAGAATAAGAGCAAGGCGACCAAGGTCACCGTTAAATAA
- a CDS encoding SIR2 family protein yields the protein MELAKAIKNKEVILFIGSGVPKNLGLPTYSEMIAQMAHLLDFDREAFKALGNSDFLLLAEYYYLQKGSLGGLRSWMDRQWHNPHIDISQSTIYKLIIELGFPIIYTTNFDRWLENAFDHYGEEYVKITNVADIPSIKPDVTQIIKFHGDFDDDASLVLTESNYFNRLDFETPIDIKLRLDSLQKSLLFIGYSLSDINIRYMLYKLQKQWDESSFGHIRPKSYIFMAGENPIKERILRERGIIPIVSGEEPGAALAHFLESLKI from the coding sequence ATGGAGCTGGCAAAAGCAATCAAGAATAAGGAAGTCATTCTGTTCATCGGTTCTGGTGTGCCGAAAAATCTTGGCCTGCCCACCTATTCAGAGATGATTGCCCAGATGGCTCATTTGCTCGATTTCGACCGAGAAGCCTTTAAGGCATTGGGAAACAGTGATTTCCTGCTGCTGGCGGAGTACTATTATTTGCAGAAGGGATCACTAGGCGGATTGCGTAGCTGGATGGATCGACAATGGCATAACCCCCATATTGATATTAGCCAATCGACTATTTATAAGCTTATCATCGAGCTTGGATTTCCGATTATTTATACAACCAATTTCGATCGATGGCTGGAGAATGCGTTCGACCATTATGGGGAGGAATACGTGAAAATCACCAATGTAGCCGATATCCCGAGTATTAAACCGGATGTGACGCAAATCATTAAATTCCATGGTGACTTTGATGACGACGCCTCTCTTGTCCTAACAGAATCCAATTACTTTAACCGGCTGGATTTCGAAACCCCCATCGACATTAAGCTCCGCTTGGATTCCTTGCAGAAATCGCTCCTGTTCATCGGATACAGCTTATCAGATATCAATATTCGCTACATGCTGTATAAACTGCAGAAACAATGGGATGAATCAAGCTTCGGTCATATTCGACCGAAAAGCTATATATTTATGGCAGGTGAGAATCCCATTAAAGAAAGAATTCTGCGCGAGCGGGGCATTATCCCAATTGTATCGGGTGAAGAGCCTGGTGCCGCACTAGCCCATTTTCTAGAATCTCTGAAAATATAA